Proteins co-encoded in one Colletes latitarsis isolate SP2378_abdomen chromosome 2, iyColLati1, whole genome shotgun sequence genomic window:
- the LOC143351603 gene encoding SLIT-ROBO Rho GTPase-activating protein 1 isoform X3 — protein sequence MFKLAGRQEWEALTKDIRLQLNEQLRCLDVRMEAQVALVAELQDFFRKRAELELDYSKSLDKMARSIQLRHKEQKQKREHWPLFSSYACWQQLINETKSLSRDHAALSEVYSTHLVGRLNQVMEDVQRIYKRCREIGYETHEEILRVLHELHTTMKTYQAYQAESRQAETKLRVAEQQRSKLEVAIVPPEKLARSKKYKLIEKEVNKRKSKYQEAKLKALKARNEYILCLEASNTTIHKYFVDDLSDLIDCMDFGFHNCIARALLMHCSAEEGRQRSLQSGAEQLTACVGALDSRADKQRFLESYHSAFMIPKKFEFQGQRGDETPEPELQKLLHTEMEQRLMQLQQRVTSLRTESEEVWKTLETAEASLLEMLTAKDYDCSRYFGDNAVPTSRPPETLQIKLRADRQETEEFYLTKFREYLLGTSRIARLDAKQEYIRQSLLDGSTASANSSMSTTKQKQARRKRIGRLQMNGQPKLFGGSLEEYLESTNQEIPLIMKSCIRVINLYGLHHQGIFRVSGSQVEINNFREWFERGEDPLADVTDASDINSVAGVLKLYLRELREPLFPIIYFEHLMELAQLESKQEFVNKMKELISSLPRPVVIVMRYLFAFLNHLSEFSDENMMDPYNLAICFGPTLVPVPEDKDQVQYQNQVNELIKNIITFCEEIFPEDIGGTQYEKYISREPDDVDVGDSPTDQVQEDMDSEVYPSEDESENLEATAQFDFNARSERELSFKKGDTLTLYTQVSNDWWRGALAGREGLIPDKYIMIKIKDEEREKELLKSSSEESMRRRTSSSADSVLSSNNSPLMGPSSNPGTWSSGTTSDVTTNIIATDNSSNSGVIPATVTSVPCISSTQPIISREECGSRVAKVSTPEMEKRKDAMASSNAENEKTSNFGDSSMQQQQCNDEVGEEAERISLMSMEGGSKRGTSRKQHWKSQSMGDTMQQTANALQTNNSLNQGDELQEQPTFSANRELWQRRATSQTQLNPPAPPNHKLFRSSQEFREMRQKHTPDLVMDLPLSAQDAGKKSASSSSLSSSDEETPIQPTRAEAATSPTGGPESPDMSTAAERFAKQNQCTLKKNTKSSLEASKLKRMETENEPEQEEEMVRSASSNQISDSIPIRSPRSTPKIVAKFADMHLTGGSQVSSFKPQVKVKPTILKKPVLPFPHPHMSPELARKIEKQAQSAEQTN from the exons ATGTTCAAGCTCGCTGGACGCCAAGAATGGGAAGCTTTGACGAAAG ACATACGGCTGCAGCTGAACGAACAGCTGAGATGTCTCGATGTCAGGATGGAGGCACAAGTCGCCCTTGTGGCAGAACTTCAAGATTTTTTTCGAAAGAGAGCCGAGTTGGAGCTCGATTACAGCAAGTCCCTCGACAAGATGGCCAGGAGCATACAGCTGAGACACAAGGAACAAAAGCAAAA GCGAGAACACTGGCCTCTGTTCTCCAGCTACGCATGCTGGCAGCAACTCATCAACGAGACAAAATCCTTAAGCAGAGACCACGCAGCTCTTTCGGAAGTCTACAGTACGCATCTCGTGGGACGTCTCAATCAGGTGATGGAAGACGTACAACGGATATACAAGCGT TGCCGTGAAATAGGCTACGAGACGCACGAGGAGATCCTCCGAGTGCTGCACGAGCTCCATACAACGATGAAGACGTACCAGGCTTACCAAGCAGAATCGAGGCAAGCGGAAACGAAGCTTCGCGTGGCCGAACAGCAGCGTAGCAAGCTCGAAGTGGCGATCGTCCCGCCCGAGAAGCTTGCACGTAGCAAAAAGTACAAGCTCATCGAAAAGGAAGTGAACAAG AGAAAGAGCAAGTATCAGGAAGCGAAGCTGAAGGCGCTGAAAGCGAGAAATGAATACATTTTGTGCCTGGAAGCATCGAATACGACGATACACAAATACTTTGTGGACGATCTGTCGGATCTCATTGAT tgtatggATTTCGGTTTTCACAATTGCATCGCCAGGGCATTGTTGATGCATTGCAGCGCAGAGGAAGGCAGGCAGCGTTCACTGCAGTCGGGTGCTGAACAATTGACTGCTTGTGTCGGTGCACTAGACTCCCGGGCAGACAAACAGAGATTTTTGGAATCGTATCATTCTGCTTTCATGATTCCCAAAAAGTTCGAATTTCAAGGGCAACGAGGGGACGAG ACTCCAGAGCCCGAactgcaaaaattattgcacACCGAGATGGAACAACGACTAATGCAACTACAACAAAGAGTGACGTCTTTAAGGACAGAGTCCGAAGAAGTTTGGAAAACTTTAGAAACGGCAGAAGCTAGCCTGCTGGAAATGTTAACCGCGAAAGATTACGATTGCTCCAGATACTTCGGGGACAATGCTGTGCCCACTTCGAGACCTCCAGAAACATTGCAAATTAAACTCAGAGCCGACAGACAAGAAACCGAAGAATTCTACCTCACC AAATTCAGGGAATACCTTCTCGGAACGTCAAGAATAGCCAGACTGGACGCCAAACAAGAATATATACGACAAAGCCTGTTGGACGGCTCCACTGCCAGCGCGAATTCATCGATGTCGACGACGAAACAGAAGCAAGCACGACGGAAACGAATCGGCCGGTTGCAGATGAACGGGCAACCGAAATTGTTCGGTGGCTCGTTGGAGGAATACTTGGAGAGCACGAACCAGGAAATACCACTGATCATGAAGAGCTGCATCAGAGTGATAAATTTGTACGGACTTCATCATCAAGGTATCTTCCGAGTATCTGGATCACAGGTGGAAATAAACAACTTCCGTGAATGGTTCGAGAGAGGAGAGGATCCCTTAGCAGACGTCACAGACGCGTCGGACATTAACAGCGTCGCTGGTGTATTGAAGCTTTATCTGAGAGAACTTAGAGAGCCGCTTTTTCCTATCATTTACTTCGAACATCTCATGGAACTGGCGCAATTAGAATCGAAACAGGAATTCGTTAACAAGATGAAAGAACTGATATCGAGTCTTCCAAGACCAGTCGTCATTGTAATGCGATACCTTTTCGCCTTCCTCAATCA CCTTTCAGAATTTTCGGACGAAAACATGATGGATCCGTATAATCTAGCGATCTGCTTCGGTCCAACGTTGGTTCCTGTGCCCGAGGATAAGGATCAGGTGCAGTATCAAAACCAAGTGAACGAACTGATCAAAAACATCATCACGTTCTGCGAAGAAATATTTCCGGAGGACATTGGAGGTACTCAGTACGAAAAATACATTAGTAGAGAACCGGACGACGT AGACGTGGGCGACTCACCGACAGATCAGGTTCAGGAAGACATGGACTCCGAGGTGTATCCATCCGAGGACG AATCGGAAAACCTCGAAGCTACAGCGCAATTCGATTTCAATGCAAGGTCCGAAAGAGAGTTAAGCTTCAAAAAGGGGGATACCTTGACTCTGTACACACAAGTCAGTAATGACTGGTGGCGAGGTGCCTTGGCTGGCAGAGAGGGGCTTATTCCCGATAAATATATTATGATCAAGATAAA GGACGAGGAACGCGAAAAGGAGCTCCTGAAATCGTCCAGCGAAGAGTCCATGAGAAGAAGAACGTCCAGCTCTGCGGACAGTGTTCTTTCGAGCAACAATTCACCGCTGATGGGACCGTCCAGTAATCCGGGTACCTGGTCTTCCGGTACCACGTCCGACGTGACTACGAATATAATAGCAACAGACAATAGCAGCAACAGCGGCGTTATCCCAGCAACGGTGACAAGCGTACCTTGCATCTCGTCCACGCAACCGATCATCAGTCGAGAG GAATGCGGGTCCCGCGTGGCGAAAGTCTCGACGCCCGAGATGGAGAAACGGAAGGACGCCATGGCCAGCAGCAACGCCGAGAACGAGAAAACGTCCAACTTCGGCGACTCGTCGATGCAGCAGCAGCAGTGCAACGACGAAGTCGGCGAAGAAGCGGAACGCATCTCCCTGATGAGCATGGAGGGCGGATCGAAGCGCGGCACCAGCAGGAAACAGCACTGGAAGTCCCAGAGCATGGGGGACACCATGCAACAGACGGCGAACGCTCTGCAAACGAACAACTCGCTGAACCAAGGCGACGAGCTCCAGGAACAGCCGACCTTCTCGGCCAATCGTGAACTCTGGCAACGACGGGCGACGTCGCAGACGCAGCTGAACCCGCCCGCGCCGCCGAACCACAAACTGTTCCGTAGCTCGCAAGAGTTCCGCGAGATGCGCCAGAAGCACACGCCGGATCTCGTGATGGACCTGCCACTGTCCGCCCAGGACGCGGGCAAGAagtccgcctcgtcgagcagctTGAGCAGCTCCGACGAGGAGACTCCGATCCAGCCCACCAGGGCGGAAGCGGCCACGTCGCCGACCGGGGGGCCGGAGTCGCCGGACATGAGCACGGCCGCGGAGCGGTTCGCCAAACAGAATCAGTGCACGCTGAAGAAGAACACCAAGTCGAGCCTCGAGGCGTCCAAGCTGAAGCGCATGGAAACGGAAAACGAGCCTGAACAGGAGGAGGAGATGGTCAGGTCGGCCAGCTCCAATCAGATATCCGACTCGATACCCATACGGTCGCCGCGTTCGACGCCCAAGATAGTCGCGAAATTCGCTGACATGCACCTGACGGGCGGCAGTCAGGTGTCCTCGTTCAAGCCGCAGGTGAAGGTGAAGCCGACGATCCTGAagaaaccggtgctacccttccCGCATCCGCACATGAGCCCCGAGCTCGCGAGGAAGATCGAGAAGCAGGCACAAAGCGCCGAGCAGACGAATTAA
- the LOC143351603 gene encoding SLIT-ROBO Rho GTPase-activating protein 1 isoform X1, with product MDEEEIDGVKSPIKRLGSTRKLLVFNNIRLQLNEQLRCLDVRMEAQVALVAELQDFFRKRAELELDYSKSLDKMARSIQLRHKEQKQKREHWPLFSSYACWQQLINETKSLSRDHAALSEVYSTHLVGRLNQVMEDVQRIYKRCREIGYETHEEILRVLHELHTTMKTYQAYQAESRQAETKLRVAEQQRSKLEVAIVPPEKLARSKKYKLIEKEVNKRKSKYQEAKLKALKARNEYILCLEASNTTIHKYFVDDLSDLIDCMDFGFHNCIARALLMHCSAEEGRQRSLQSGAEQLTACVGALDSRADKQRFLESYHSAFMIPKKFEFQGQRGDETPEPELQKLLHTEMEQRLMQLQQRVTSLRTESEEVWKTLETAEASLLEMLTAKDYDCSRYFGDNAVPTSRPPETLQIKLRADRQETEEFYLTKFREYLLGTSRIARLDAKQEYIRQSLLDGSTASANSSMSTTKQKQARRKRIGRLQMNGQPKLFGGSLEEYLESTNQEIPLIMKSCIRVINLYGLHHQGIFRVSGSQVEINNFREWFERGEDPLADVTDASDINSVAGVLKLYLRELREPLFPIIYFEHLMELAQLESKQEFVNKMKELISSLPRPVVIVMRYLFAFLNHLSEFSDENMMDPYNLAICFGPTLVPVPEDKDQVQYQNQVNELIKNIITFCEEIFPEDIGGTQYEKYISREPDDVDVGDSPTDQVQEDMDSEVYPSEDESENLEATAQFDFNARSERELSFKKGDTLTLYTQVSNDWWRGALAGREGLIPDKYIMIKIKDEEREKELLKSSSEESMRRRTSSSADSVLSSNNSPLMGPSSNPGTWSSGTTSDVTTNIIATDNSSNSGVIPATVTSVPCISSTQPIISREECGSRVAKVSTPEMEKRKDAMASSNAENEKTSNFGDSSMQQQQCNDEVGEEAERISLMSMEGGSKRGTSRKQHWKSQSMGDTMQQTANALQTNNSLNQGDELQEQPTFSANRELWQRRATSQTQLNPPAPPNHKLFRSSQEFREMRQKHTPDLVMDLPLSAQDAGKKSASSSSLSSSDEETPIQPTRAEAATSPTGGPESPDMSTAAERFAKQNQCTLKKNTKSSLEASKLKRMETENEPEQEEEMVRSASSNQISDSIPIRSPRSTPKIVAKFADMHLTGGSQVSSFKPQVKVKPTILKKPVLPFPHPHMSPELARKIEKQAQSAEQTN from the exons ACATACGGCTGCAGCTGAACGAACAGCTGAGATGTCTCGATGTCAGGATGGAGGCACAAGTCGCCCTTGTGGCAGAACTTCAAGATTTTTTTCGAAAGAGAGCCGAGTTGGAGCTCGATTACAGCAAGTCCCTCGACAAGATGGCCAGGAGCATACAGCTGAGACACAAGGAACAAAAGCAAAA GCGAGAACACTGGCCTCTGTTCTCCAGCTACGCATGCTGGCAGCAACTCATCAACGAGACAAAATCCTTAAGCAGAGACCACGCAGCTCTTTCGGAAGTCTACAGTACGCATCTCGTGGGACGTCTCAATCAGGTGATGGAAGACGTACAACGGATATACAAGCGT TGCCGTGAAATAGGCTACGAGACGCACGAGGAGATCCTCCGAGTGCTGCACGAGCTCCATACAACGATGAAGACGTACCAGGCTTACCAAGCAGAATCGAGGCAAGCGGAAACGAAGCTTCGCGTGGCCGAACAGCAGCGTAGCAAGCTCGAAGTGGCGATCGTCCCGCCCGAGAAGCTTGCACGTAGCAAAAAGTACAAGCTCATCGAAAAGGAAGTGAACAAG AGAAAGAGCAAGTATCAGGAAGCGAAGCTGAAGGCGCTGAAAGCGAGAAATGAATACATTTTGTGCCTGGAAGCATCGAATACGACGATACACAAATACTTTGTGGACGATCTGTCGGATCTCATTGAT tgtatggATTTCGGTTTTCACAATTGCATCGCCAGGGCATTGTTGATGCATTGCAGCGCAGAGGAAGGCAGGCAGCGTTCACTGCAGTCGGGTGCTGAACAATTGACTGCTTGTGTCGGTGCACTAGACTCCCGGGCAGACAAACAGAGATTTTTGGAATCGTATCATTCTGCTTTCATGATTCCCAAAAAGTTCGAATTTCAAGGGCAACGAGGGGACGAG ACTCCAGAGCCCGAactgcaaaaattattgcacACCGAGATGGAACAACGACTAATGCAACTACAACAAAGAGTGACGTCTTTAAGGACAGAGTCCGAAGAAGTTTGGAAAACTTTAGAAACGGCAGAAGCTAGCCTGCTGGAAATGTTAACCGCGAAAGATTACGATTGCTCCAGATACTTCGGGGACAATGCTGTGCCCACTTCGAGACCTCCAGAAACATTGCAAATTAAACTCAGAGCCGACAGACAAGAAACCGAAGAATTCTACCTCACC AAATTCAGGGAATACCTTCTCGGAACGTCAAGAATAGCCAGACTGGACGCCAAACAAGAATATATACGACAAAGCCTGTTGGACGGCTCCACTGCCAGCGCGAATTCATCGATGTCGACGACGAAACAGAAGCAAGCACGACGGAAACGAATCGGCCGGTTGCAGATGAACGGGCAACCGAAATTGTTCGGTGGCTCGTTGGAGGAATACTTGGAGAGCACGAACCAGGAAATACCACTGATCATGAAGAGCTGCATCAGAGTGATAAATTTGTACGGACTTCATCATCAAGGTATCTTCCGAGTATCTGGATCACAGGTGGAAATAAACAACTTCCGTGAATGGTTCGAGAGAGGAGAGGATCCCTTAGCAGACGTCACAGACGCGTCGGACATTAACAGCGTCGCTGGTGTATTGAAGCTTTATCTGAGAGAACTTAGAGAGCCGCTTTTTCCTATCATTTACTTCGAACATCTCATGGAACTGGCGCAATTAGAATCGAAACAGGAATTCGTTAACAAGATGAAAGAACTGATATCGAGTCTTCCAAGACCAGTCGTCATTGTAATGCGATACCTTTTCGCCTTCCTCAATCA CCTTTCAGAATTTTCGGACGAAAACATGATGGATCCGTATAATCTAGCGATCTGCTTCGGTCCAACGTTGGTTCCTGTGCCCGAGGATAAGGATCAGGTGCAGTATCAAAACCAAGTGAACGAACTGATCAAAAACATCATCACGTTCTGCGAAGAAATATTTCCGGAGGACATTGGAGGTACTCAGTACGAAAAATACATTAGTAGAGAACCGGACGACGT AGACGTGGGCGACTCACCGACAGATCAGGTTCAGGAAGACATGGACTCCGAGGTGTATCCATCCGAGGACG AATCGGAAAACCTCGAAGCTACAGCGCAATTCGATTTCAATGCAAGGTCCGAAAGAGAGTTAAGCTTCAAAAAGGGGGATACCTTGACTCTGTACACACAAGTCAGTAATGACTGGTGGCGAGGTGCCTTGGCTGGCAGAGAGGGGCTTATTCCCGATAAATATATTATGATCAAGATAAA GGACGAGGAACGCGAAAAGGAGCTCCTGAAATCGTCCAGCGAAGAGTCCATGAGAAGAAGAACGTCCAGCTCTGCGGACAGTGTTCTTTCGAGCAACAATTCACCGCTGATGGGACCGTCCAGTAATCCGGGTACCTGGTCTTCCGGTACCACGTCCGACGTGACTACGAATATAATAGCAACAGACAATAGCAGCAACAGCGGCGTTATCCCAGCAACGGTGACAAGCGTACCTTGCATCTCGTCCACGCAACCGATCATCAGTCGAGAG GAATGCGGGTCCCGCGTGGCGAAAGTCTCGACGCCCGAGATGGAGAAACGGAAGGACGCCATGGCCAGCAGCAACGCCGAGAACGAGAAAACGTCCAACTTCGGCGACTCGTCGATGCAGCAGCAGCAGTGCAACGACGAAGTCGGCGAAGAAGCGGAACGCATCTCCCTGATGAGCATGGAGGGCGGATCGAAGCGCGGCACCAGCAGGAAACAGCACTGGAAGTCCCAGAGCATGGGGGACACCATGCAACAGACGGCGAACGCTCTGCAAACGAACAACTCGCTGAACCAAGGCGACGAGCTCCAGGAACAGCCGACCTTCTCGGCCAATCGTGAACTCTGGCAACGACGGGCGACGTCGCAGACGCAGCTGAACCCGCCCGCGCCGCCGAACCACAAACTGTTCCGTAGCTCGCAAGAGTTCCGCGAGATGCGCCAGAAGCACACGCCGGATCTCGTGATGGACCTGCCACTGTCCGCCCAGGACGCGGGCAAGAagtccgcctcgtcgagcagctTGAGCAGCTCCGACGAGGAGACTCCGATCCAGCCCACCAGGGCGGAAGCGGCCACGTCGCCGACCGGGGGGCCGGAGTCGCCGGACATGAGCACGGCCGCGGAGCGGTTCGCCAAACAGAATCAGTGCACGCTGAAGAAGAACACCAAGTCGAGCCTCGAGGCGTCCAAGCTGAAGCGCATGGAAACGGAAAACGAGCCTGAACAGGAGGAGGAGATGGTCAGGTCGGCCAGCTCCAATCAGATATCCGACTCGATACCCATACGGTCGCCGCGTTCGACGCCCAAGATAGTCGCGAAATTCGCTGACATGCACCTGACGGGCGGCAGTCAGGTGTCCTCGTTCAAGCCGCAGGTGAAGGTGAAGCCGACGATCCTGAagaaaccggtgctacccttccCGCATCCGCACATGAGCCCCGAGCTCGCGAGGAAGATCGAGAAGCAGGCACAAAGCGCCGAGCAGACGAATTAA
- the LOC143351603 gene encoding SLIT-ROBO Rho GTPase-activating protein 1 isoform X2 encodes MFQCIIQQRNGWIHPYNPDTKDVFPDIRLQLNEQLRCLDVRMEAQVALVAELQDFFRKRAELELDYSKSLDKMARSIQLRHKEQKQKREHWPLFSSYACWQQLINETKSLSRDHAALSEVYSTHLVGRLNQVMEDVQRIYKRCREIGYETHEEILRVLHELHTTMKTYQAYQAESRQAETKLRVAEQQRSKLEVAIVPPEKLARSKKYKLIEKEVNKRKSKYQEAKLKALKARNEYILCLEASNTTIHKYFVDDLSDLIDCMDFGFHNCIARALLMHCSAEEGRQRSLQSGAEQLTACVGALDSRADKQRFLESYHSAFMIPKKFEFQGQRGDETPEPELQKLLHTEMEQRLMQLQQRVTSLRTESEEVWKTLETAEASLLEMLTAKDYDCSRYFGDNAVPTSRPPETLQIKLRADRQETEEFYLTKFREYLLGTSRIARLDAKQEYIRQSLLDGSTASANSSMSTTKQKQARRKRIGRLQMNGQPKLFGGSLEEYLESTNQEIPLIMKSCIRVINLYGLHHQGIFRVSGSQVEINNFREWFERGEDPLADVTDASDINSVAGVLKLYLRELREPLFPIIYFEHLMELAQLESKQEFVNKMKELISSLPRPVVIVMRYLFAFLNHLSEFSDENMMDPYNLAICFGPTLVPVPEDKDQVQYQNQVNELIKNIITFCEEIFPEDIGGTQYEKYISREPDDVDVGDSPTDQVQEDMDSEVYPSEDESENLEATAQFDFNARSERELSFKKGDTLTLYTQVSNDWWRGALAGREGLIPDKYIMIKIKDEEREKELLKSSSEESMRRRTSSSADSVLSSNNSPLMGPSSNPGTWSSGTTSDVTTNIIATDNSSNSGVIPATVTSVPCISSTQPIISREECGSRVAKVSTPEMEKRKDAMASSNAENEKTSNFGDSSMQQQQCNDEVGEEAERISLMSMEGGSKRGTSRKQHWKSQSMGDTMQQTANALQTNNSLNQGDELQEQPTFSANRELWQRRATSQTQLNPPAPPNHKLFRSSQEFREMRQKHTPDLVMDLPLSAQDAGKKSASSSSLSSSDEETPIQPTRAEAATSPTGGPESPDMSTAAERFAKQNQCTLKKNTKSSLEASKLKRMETENEPEQEEEMVRSASSNQISDSIPIRSPRSTPKIVAKFADMHLTGGSQVSSFKPQVKVKPTILKKPVLPFPHPHMSPELARKIEKQAQSAEQTN; translated from the exons ACATACGGCTGCAGCTGAACGAACAGCTGAGATGTCTCGATGTCAGGATGGAGGCACAAGTCGCCCTTGTGGCAGAACTTCAAGATTTTTTTCGAAAGAGAGCCGAGTTGGAGCTCGATTACAGCAAGTCCCTCGACAAGATGGCCAGGAGCATACAGCTGAGACACAAGGAACAAAAGCAAAA GCGAGAACACTGGCCTCTGTTCTCCAGCTACGCATGCTGGCAGCAACTCATCAACGAGACAAAATCCTTAAGCAGAGACCACGCAGCTCTTTCGGAAGTCTACAGTACGCATCTCGTGGGACGTCTCAATCAGGTGATGGAAGACGTACAACGGATATACAAGCGT TGCCGTGAAATAGGCTACGAGACGCACGAGGAGATCCTCCGAGTGCTGCACGAGCTCCATACAACGATGAAGACGTACCAGGCTTACCAAGCAGAATCGAGGCAAGCGGAAACGAAGCTTCGCGTGGCCGAACAGCAGCGTAGCAAGCTCGAAGTGGCGATCGTCCCGCCCGAGAAGCTTGCACGTAGCAAAAAGTACAAGCTCATCGAAAAGGAAGTGAACAAG AGAAAGAGCAAGTATCAGGAAGCGAAGCTGAAGGCGCTGAAAGCGAGAAATGAATACATTTTGTGCCTGGAAGCATCGAATACGACGATACACAAATACTTTGTGGACGATCTGTCGGATCTCATTGAT tgtatggATTTCGGTTTTCACAATTGCATCGCCAGGGCATTGTTGATGCATTGCAGCGCAGAGGAAGGCAGGCAGCGTTCACTGCAGTCGGGTGCTGAACAATTGACTGCTTGTGTCGGTGCACTAGACTCCCGGGCAGACAAACAGAGATTTTTGGAATCGTATCATTCTGCTTTCATGATTCCCAAAAAGTTCGAATTTCAAGGGCAACGAGGGGACGAG ACTCCAGAGCCCGAactgcaaaaattattgcacACCGAGATGGAACAACGACTAATGCAACTACAACAAAGAGTGACGTCTTTAAGGACAGAGTCCGAAGAAGTTTGGAAAACTTTAGAAACGGCAGAAGCTAGCCTGCTGGAAATGTTAACCGCGAAAGATTACGATTGCTCCAGATACTTCGGGGACAATGCTGTGCCCACTTCGAGACCTCCAGAAACATTGCAAATTAAACTCAGAGCCGACAGACAAGAAACCGAAGAATTCTACCTCACC AAATTCAGGGAATACCTTCTCGGAACGTCAAGAATAGCCAGACTGGACGCCAAACAAGAATATATACGACAAAGCCTGTTGGACGGCTCCACTGCCAGCGCGAATTCATCGATGTCGACGACGAAACAGAAGCAAGCACGACGGAAACGAATCGGCCGGTTGCAGATGAACGGGCAACCGAAATTGTTCGGTGGCTCGTTGGAGGAATACTTGGAGAGCACGAACCAGGAAATACCACTGATCATGAAGAGCTGCATCAGAGTGATAAATTTGTACGGACTTCATCATCAAGGTATCTTCCGAGTATCTGGATCACAGGTGGAAATAAACAACTTCCGTGAATGGTTCGAGAGAGGAGAGGATCCCTTAGCAGACGTCACAGACGCGTCGGACATTAACAGCGTCGCTGGTGTATTGAAGCTTTATCTGAGAGAACTTAGAGAGCCGCTTTTTCCTATCATTTACTTCGAACATCTCATGGAACTGGCGCAATTAGAATCGAAACAGGAATTCGTTAACAAGATGAAAGAACTGATATCGAGTCTTCCAAGACCAGTCGTCATTGTAATGCGATACCTTTTCGCCTTCCTCAATCA CCTTTCAGAATTTTCGGACGAAAACATGATGGATCCGTATAATCTAGCGATCTGCTTCGGTCCAACGTTGGTTCCTGTGCCCGAGGATAAGGATCAGGTGCAGTATCAAAACCAAGTGAACGAACTGATCAAAAACATCATCACGTTCTGCGAAGAAATATTTCCGGAGGACATTGGAGGTACTCAGTACGAAAAATACATTAGTAGAGAACCGGACGACGT AGACGTGGGCGACTCACCGACAGATCAGGTTCAGGAAGACATGGACTCCGAGGTGTATCCATCCGAGGACG AATCGGAAAACCTCGAAGCTACAGCGCAATTCGATTTCAATGCAAGGTCCGAAAGAGAGTTAAGCTTCAAAAAGGGGGATACCTTGACTCTGTACACACAAGTCAGTAATGACTGGTGGCGAGGTGCCTTGGCTGGCAGAGAGGGGCTTATTCCCGATAAATATATTATGATCAAGATAAA GGACGAGGAACGCGAAAAGGAGCTCCTGAAATCGTCCAGCGAAGAGTCCATGAGAAGAAGAACGTCCAGCTCTGCGGACAGTGTTCTTTCGAGCAACAATTCACCGCTGATGGGACCGTCCAGTAATCCGGGTACCTGGTCTTCCGGTACCACGTCCGACGTGACTACGAATATAATAGCAACAGACAATAGCAGCAACAGCGGCGTTATCCCAGCAACGGTGACAAGCGTACCTTGCATCTCGTCCACGCAACCGATCATCAGTCGAGAG GAATGCGGGTCCCGCGTGGCGAAAGTCTCGACGCCCGAGATGGAGAAACGGAAGGACGCCATGGCCAGCAGCAACGCCGAGAACGAGAAAACGTCCAACTTCGGCGACTCGTCGATGCAGCAGCAGCAGTGCAACGACGAAGTCGGCGAAGAAGCGGAACGCATCTCCCTGATGAGCATGGAGGGCGGATCGAAGCGCGGCACCAGCAGGAAACAGCACTGGAAGTCCCAGAGCATGGGGGACACCATGCAACAGACGGCGAACGCTCTGCAAACGAACAACTCGCTGAACCAAGGCGACGAGCTCCAGGAACAGCCGACCTTCTCGGCCAATCGTGAACTCTGGCAACGACGGGCGACGTCGCAGACGCAGCTGAACCCGCCCGCGCCGCCGAACCACAAACTGTTCCGTAGCTCGCAAGAGTTCCGCGAGATGCGCCAGAAGCACACGCCGGATCTCGTGATGGACCTGCCACTGTCCGCCCAGGACGCGGGCAAGAagtccgcctcgtcgagcagctTGAGCAGCTCCGACGAGGAGACTCCGATCCAGCCCACCAGGGCGGAAGCGGCCACGTCGCCGACCGGGGGGCCGGAGTCGCCGGACATGAGCACGGCCGCGGAGCGGTTCGCCAAACAGAATCAGTGCACGCTGAAGAAGAACACCAAGTCGAGCCTCGAGGCGTCCAAGCTGAAGCGCATGGAAACGGAAAACGAGCCTGAACAGGAGGAGGAGATGGTCAGGTCGGCCAGCTCCAATCAGATATCCGACTCGATACCCATACGGTCGCCGCGTTCGACGCCCAAGATAGTCGCGAAATTCGCTGACATGCACCTGACGGGCGGCAGTCAGGTGTCCTCGTTCAAGCCGCAGGTGAAGGTGAAGCCGACGATCCTGAagaaaccggtgctacccttccCGCATCCGCACATGAGCCCCGAGCTCGCGAGGAAGATCGAGAAGCAGGCACAAAGCGCCGAGCAGACGAATTAA